A single Clavibacter nebraskensis NCPPB 2581 DNA region contains:
- a CDS encoding ECF transporter S component — MTASSSSTASAASVDTGARSPRSGLRARWRVIDIVVASVLGVASGLVFVIWNTASVPVGGFFEPLLPGLQALAGGGWLFAGVLTGIVIRKPGAALYGELLAAFVSMLVGNVWGVGTLLSGLTQGLGAELVLLVFLYANWRAYVAVLAGMGAGLGMAVTDLITYYPGSTPLFATIYTVGALVSGGVVAGLLSWLVARALARTGALSRFASGRDIAARV; from the coding sequence ATGACCGCATCATCCTCGTCCACCGCATCCGCCGCGAGCGTCGACACCGGCGCCCGCAGCCCCCGCTCCGGCCTACGCGCCCGTTGGCGGGTCATCGACATCGTCGTCGCGAGCGTGCTCGGCGTCGCGTCCGGCCTCGTCTTCGTCATCTGGAACACGGCGTCCGTGCCGGTCGGCGGCTTCTTCGAGCCGCTGCTGCCAGGCCTCCAGGCGCTCGCGGGCGGCGGCTGGCTGTTCGCGGGCGTCCTCACGGGCATCGTGATCCGCAAGCCCGGCGCCGCCCTCTACGGCGAGCTGCTCGCGGCGTTCGTCTCGATGCTCGTCGGGAACGTCTGGGGCGTCGGCACGCTGCTCTCCGGCCTCACGCAGGGCCTCGGCGCCGAGCTCGTGCTGCTCGTCTTCCTCTACGCGAATTGGCGCGCCTACGTCGCCGTGCTCGCGGGCATGGGCGCGGGTCTCGGCATGGCCGTCACCGACCTCATCACCTACTACCCGGGATCCACGCCGCTGTTCGCGACGATCTACACGGTCGGGGCCCTCGTCTCGGGCGGGGTCGTCGCGGGGCTGCTCTCGTGGCTCGTCGCCCGGGCGCTCGCCCGCACCGGCGCGCTGTCGCGCTTCGCCTCGGGCCGCGACATCGCGGCCCGCGTCTGA
- a CDS encoding ABC transporter ATP-binding protein has product MRRPGRRPSSIDASRVPLAGPEATAERAGGASVRAEGWGWRHAGRSAWGVRDVDLVIEPGERVLLLGASGAGKTTLMHALAGVLGGDDEGETRGTLLVDGSDPAARRGRAGLVLQDPDAQVILSRVGDDVAFGCENLGVPRDEIWPRVRAALDAVGLDVALDRSTTALSGGQKQRLALAGVLAMRPGLLLLDEPTANLDPEGVGEVRRAVESVVEASGATLVVIEHRVAVWQDLVDRVVVLGADGGILADGVPDGVLRDQGASLAAAGVWVPGREPAAPVRDRAAPAALLRTDGLAVGRGGARGPAVADGVGVALASGRVTALTGPNGGGKSTLALTLGGLLPALSGRVVAEAALADGLGADPAAWRSRELAARIGTVFQDPEHQFLAGTVRAELELGPRAVGTDPAAAARRVDELLVRLRLDGLAQANPFTLSGGEKRRLSVATALATAPRLLVLDEPTFGQDARTWAELVALLADLVDREGVGVLAVTHDADLVRALADDVLRLDAVPGSAARLEVVR; this is encoded by the coding sequence GTGCGGCGGCCGGGCCGCCGCCCGTCGTCGATCGACGCCTCGCGCGTCCCGCTCGCCGGGCCCGAGGCGACGGCCGAGCGGGCGGGCGGCGCGTCCGTCCGGGCCGAGGGCTGGGGCTGGCGGCACGCCGGCCGGAGCGCCTGGGGGGTCCGCGACGTCGACCTCGTGATCGAGCCGGGCGAGCGCGTCCTCCTGCTCGGCGCGTCCGGAGCGGGGAAGACGACGCTCATGCACGCGCTCGCCGGCGTCCTCGGCGGTGACGACGAGGGGGAGACCCGCGGCACCCTCCTCGTCGACGGGTCGGATCCGGCCGCCCGCCGCGGCCGCGCGGGGCTCGTGCTGCAGGATCCGGACGCGCAGGTGATCCTCTCCCGCGTAGGGGACGACGTCGCGTTCGGCTGCGAGAACCTCGGCGTCCCGCGTGACGAGATCTGGCCGCGAGTGCGCGCCGCGCTCGACGCGGTGGGCCTCGACGTCGCCCTGGACCGCTCCACGACCGCGCTCTCCGGCGGCCAGAAGCAGCGCCTCGCACTCGCCGGGGTGCTCGCGATGCGACCGGGTCTCCTGCTCCTCGACGAGCCGACCGCGAACCTCGACCCCGAGGGCGTCGGCGAGGTGCGGCGCGCCGTCGAGTCCGTGGTCGAGGCGAGCGGTGCGACCCTCGTCGTCATCGAGCACCGGGTCGCCGTCTGGCAGGACCTCGTCGACCGGGTCGTGGTGCTCGGGGCCGACGGGGGGATCCTCGCCGACGGCGTGCCCGACGGCGTGCTCCGCGACCAGGGCGCGTCCCTCGCGGCCGCGGGCGTCTGGGTGCCGGGCCGGGAGCCGGCCGCGCCGGTGCGCGATCGGGCCGCACCCGCGGCGCTCCTCCGCACGGACGGCCTCGCCGTCGGGCGTGGCGGGGCGCGCGGCCCCGCGGTGGCGGACGGGGTCGGCGTCGCGCTCGCCTCGGGCCGCGTCACCGCCCTCACCGGGCCGAACGGCGGCGGCAAGAGCACGCTCGCGCTGACGCTCGGCGGCCTGCTGCCCGCGCTGTCCGGCCGGGTCGTCGCCGAGGCCGCCCTCGCGGACGGCCTGGGCGCGGATCCGGCCGCCTGGCGTTCGCGCGAGCTCGCCGCCCGCATCGGCACCGTCTTCCAGGACCCGGAGCACCAATTCCTCGCCGGCACCGTGCGCGCCGAGCTCGAGCTCGGTCCTCGGGCCGTGGGCACGGATCCCGCCGCGGCGGCCCGCCGGGTCGACGAGCTGCTCGTCCGCCTGCGCCTGGACGGCCTCGCGCAGGCCAACCCCTTCACCCTCTCCGGCGGAGAGAAGCGGCGCCTCTCCGTGGCGACCGCCCTCGCGACCGCGCCGCGCCTCCTCGTGCTCGACGAGCCGACGTTCGGGCAGGACGCCCGCACCTGGGCCGAGCTCGTCGCGCTCCTCGCCGACCTCGTCGACCGGGAGGGCGTCGGCGTGCTCGCCGTCACCCACGATGCCGACCTCGTCCG